TATGGGGGCTCAGGGGTTGTGTGCCCCGTGTTCCCCCTGGAGTCAAAGCTggtgggaaactgaggcatggggGTGCTTGTGGGGTGCCCAGGGGTGCTGCACGCGGTCCCCGTCCCTCCCTACGGAGCCCCAGGTGAGGGAGATTGAACCACGGAGGTGGATGGGTCAACTCTAGAGCTGTTTTGGGGTGACCCTTCCCCAGAGCACCCCCAGAacccctccccagggaggggaaACCATgcccggggaggtggggggtgaTCACAAACCTCCCCTGACCCCCTTCCCCGTCTTTCAGGTTCCCTTCGGAGAAGCCTGGCACGTGCGGGAGTGGCTGCGGGTCGCTGGGGGGGTGACGAAGCCGCCCTCGGAGCACCCCAAGCGCCCGGTGCTGGGCCTGACGTGCCGACGGGCGGAGGTGAGCGGCGCCCGCTTTTGGGGGCTGGTACGGACCCTCTGCCCTGACCCCCACCTCTTCTTCCGTCACTGCTTCGTCCACAACCACtgtcccctcctcttcctcgcctCCAGCGGTCGGAACCTGCCCCCCACCGAGCTGCCCCCCGCCCAACGCGACCGGTTGCTGGGACTCTGCGACCGGGCGCTGGCGCGAGCCGTGGGGCTGctgggcgtggggctggtggtgggcGTGGGGCGGTACGCCGAGCGGCGGGCGCGGCGCGCTTTGGCGGCCGCCGGCATGGCCGTTCGCGTCGAGGGGTTACCCCATCCCTCGCCCCGAAACCCCCGCGCCAACcggggctgggaggagctggccaagGCGCGACTGGGAGAACTGGGGGTGCTGGAGTTGTtggagaaggaggggggaaCGGCGGGGAGGTGAGGGGGGAGACATGGatccatgcctcagtttcccctcacTGAGAGCAAGGTTGGGGGGGTTAATGGgtccgtgcctcagtttccccccaGGACCAACCCTGGGGTCTCACTCTGAGGGAGGGGATGGATCCGTGCCTCAGCTTCCTCCCAGGACTGAGTCTGGGGTCTCACTCCAAGGGAGGGGATGGATCCGTGCCTCAGCTTCCTCCCAGGACTGGGTCTGGGGTCTCACTCCGAGGGAGGGGATGGATCCGTGCCTCAGCTTCCTCCCAGGACTGAGTCTGGGGTCTCACTCCGAGGGAGGGGACGgatctgtgcctcagtttcccctgctGAGAGCAAAGCAGGGTCCCATCCTGTGGGAGTGGGGGACTGACACCCCCtcccatgcctcagtttccccttgcTGCGTGGTGTACCCCACCCCAAGGGCTAATTCTGCTGGGGACCCAACCAGCAGCCTCCAGTCTTCCCAGTTTAACACTAAAAAAGCTCTCGGGGTGGGGGCACCACATCCTATGGGGGTGCTGGCCGTGCACCCTGccccatgcctcagtttcccccgtGAGGTGCCCCAGGCTCAATCCGCACTCACCTTTGGGGCTcctcacatttttatttcccttaaaatctcccattttggggtttttatgggttttttttaagctatttagCCCAAGGGGTGGTGGCCCCGCTCACTCCAGgcaggggaaactgaggcatgggtGCGTCCCCTGGgcctgggggatgggggggacgcAGGGGGCTCCCCGGGGTGCCCCGTCCGGTGtccccgtgcctcagtttcccctcctgGCAATAAACACTGCGTCCGTCGGGGCCGTGGCCTCCGTGTCGTCTTTTGGGGGTGCTGTCCCCCCCTCGGCAGGGTGCCCTGGGTGCTTCCCGCTGTGAGCCCCTGGCCCCAAGGCACCcatgggtttgggggtgcagggtgggggggtATACAAGATtgggggacagggtgggggtACACCTTGGTTTGGATGTGCAGGTGGGGGGATTAACTGGATTTaggggtgcaggatgggggTACActctgggggtgcagggtggggtGTACCCCCCAGTATGGGGGTGCAGGGTTGAGGTACACCCCATTTTGGGGATGTAGATAGAGAGTTAACCAGATTTTGGGGTGTAGGGTGGGGAATACACtctggtttgggggtgcaggtgGGGATTAACTggatttgggggtgcagggtgggagTAAACCCTGATTTGGGGGTACAGGGTAGGGGTACAGCCTGATTtggggctgcaggtgggggGTTAACCAGATTTGGAGGCACAAGGTGGGGGTAGACCCCAGGCTGGGGATGCAGATGGAGTGTTAAGCAGACTTGGGGGTGCAGATTGGGGTGTAGACcctggtttgggggtgcagaGTGGGGCCACACCCCAGGTTGCGGGTGCAGAGTGGAGAGTTAAGCAGATTTGGGGGTAAAAGGTGGGGGTACACCCCAGTTTGGGGGTGCAGGTGGGCATATAACCCACCTGACCCCCAAATACTGATTTAACCCACATGGGGCATTTTGGGGGGGCTCCCTGGACTCACCCCAGAcacccccagtgctcccccaaaGGTGACAGaggacccaggcatccggggAGATACTGGGGGGGGGACATGCTGCAGCCGGTGGGGTACAGggagacacacacaccccccagagccccccaaacccctgccaTACTCCCAAgggactaggggggccctgtCCCCCACCTGGGGGgggacccctcccccccactaATGACACTGCATAGTTAATTTGGCCCTTAATGAATCAGTGTCTTTATGGTAAGAGGCCGTTACCGGGCAGAGACCCAGCACCTCGGGGACGTGGGGGGGGGAAACGGGGGCCACGGGGACATGGGCGGACATGGGGGCTTagaggggacacgggggcttggaggggacacggggacatggggagtCATGGGGAGTAGAGACACGGAGGGGGGACATGgagaggggacacgggggctgTGGGGCTTAGAGGGGACATGGACACAgagggggggacatggggacaccaAGTGAGGATAGGGGGCTCAGagtgggggacacgggggcttagaggggacatgggggcacagaggggggatatggggacatggggtgggGACGGGGGGCTCAGAGTGGGGGACACGGGCTTAGAGGAGAcatggggtggggatgggggctcagagtgggggacatgggggcacagaggggggatatggggacatggggtggggatggggggctcagagtgggggacatgggggctTGGAGAGGACACAGAAGGGGATGGAGATGGCTTGGAGGGGGACACAGTGGCTTGGAGGGGGCCATGGGGACTAGGGGGACAACTGGGACTTGGGGGACACATGGATGTCTcagggtttggggggtgggggacacccACGGGGCAGTCACGGGGCTGGAAAGCAGatcggggtgggggtggagggtggggTGGAATTTGCTGCTTTCAGCAGCGATTCCTGTGGGTTTTCCCCATTTCTGGGCTGGTGAAAGCCATGgtgccccggggacccccccccccggctggGGGCCCCCCCCCAACTGCAGCCCCCACGGAGCGCCGGGATGAGGCCACCCATCCCCCTGGCCCCTTGATGGCCCGCGGGGATGGAGTCCCGAGGGGGGCACCCCCCATGTGGTCCCCACTCTGGGTGAGGTCTGGGTGGGTTGAACCCCCCAACCAGCACCACCCACCACGCAGGccacaccccacagcccccccaaaaccccccagtgTGGCAGCTCCCACCCTGGAGCACCCAGTACCTCCACCCAACCActgccctgggtgccccccatttccccccactCCCATTTGGTCCCCCATTTGCCCCCACTCCCATCTACCCCCACCctgtttccccccaccccagttcccccccAGTCTCCCCCACCCATTTCCCCCAATCCCTCCATTcccatttcccccccaccccaattcACCCCCAATTCCCCCTCAGTCTCCCCCACctatttccccccaccccatttccccccatttgTCCCCCCATTTGCCCCCAATCTCCCCCACCCATTTCTCCCTCACCCCAATTCCCCTCATTTGCCCCCATTTCCCTACCCCAATTCCCCCCATTTGCCCCAATCTCCCCCACCcatttcctccccaccccaattCCCCCCATTTGCCCCCATTTCCCTACCCCAATTCCCTCTATTTGCCCTCCCTTTTGCTCCCACTCCCTTTtaccccccagatccccccatTTGCCGCCAATCTCCCCCACCCATTTCCCCCGACCCCAATTCCCCCTATTTGCCCCCATTTGCCCCACTCCCATTTCCCCACCCCAATTCCCCCATTTGCCCCCAATCTCCCCCACCcatttcctccccaccccaattCCCCCTACTTGCCCCACTCCCATTTCCCCACCCCAATTCCCCCCATTTGCCCCAATCTCCCCCACCcatttcctccccaccccaattCCCCGTACTTGTCCCCACTCCCATTTCCCCACCCCAATTCCCCCCATTTGCCCCAATCTCCCCCACCcatttcctccccaccccagttCCCCGTACTTGTCCCCACTCCCATTTCCCCACCCCAATTCCCCCCTTTGCCCCCAATCTCCCCCCCACCcatttcctccccaccccaattCCCCGTACTTGTCCCCACTCCCATTTCCCCACCCCAATTCCCCCCTTTGCCCCCAATCTCCCCCCCACCcatttcctccccaccccaattcccccctacttgccccACTCCCATTTCCCCACCCCAATTCCCCCCTTTGCCCCCAATCTCCCCCACCcatttcctccccaccccaattCCCCGTACTTGACCCCACTCCCATTTCCCCACCCCAATTCCCCCCATTTGCCCCCCATTTGCCCCACTCCCATTTCCCCACCCCAATTCCCCCCTTTGCCCCCAATCTCCCCCCCACCcatttcctccccaccccaattCCCCCTACTTGCCCCACTCCCATTTCCCCACCCCAATTCCCCCCATTTGCCCCCCATTTGCCCCACTCCCATTTCCCCACCCCAATTCCCCCCATTTGCCCTTCaatctccccccccccattccccccccccccccatttcccccccaaTCCCTCCCATTCCCATTCACACCCCACCccaacttccccccccccgccccattcCCGTCCCCATCCCGGCTCCCCAGGCTCACCCATCCCGGGGaaccccccctcccttccccggcAACCCCTGATTTAAGCCCCCGGTGACAGCTTTAcgtcccccccgccgcccgccgccgccccggcggcTTTTCCCCGCGACCCGAGCTGTGCCGCCCGGGCCGCCGTTCCCGGGGCCGGGAGCAGCCGCCGGCACTAAATCACCGCCGCCACTTAAGAACTAAAAGTTcctaataaataatattttttttcgCAGGGAACGCGGGTCCCGCCGTTCCGGAGGGTTGGATGCCGCCGTATTTTCAAAGCCATCGTCACGCTCGGCCGCCGTGGGTTCCCCGCGTCGCCGTCGGGATGCCGAGGGTCCGTGAGGAGCTGGGGATCCCCTGGCGAAGGggttgggaagggaagggggatcTCGGCTGGCACCCCGACATCCCGGCCCGGGAGCGGCTGCGCGGTGGTGGCGGCGAGGGCGGGGTGGTCCCCGTCACCCCGGCGTggcggtgggggggtgggtgtcagCCCCGGAGAcggagggatggggagagggatgggagggatggagagggatgggagggggatgggagaggggtggggggggatggagaggggtggggggggtgggagagggatgggagggatggggagagggatgggagagagatgggggggatgggagagggatgggagggatggggagagggatgggagagagatggggggatgggagagggatggggagagggatgggggggatggggagagggatgggagggatggagagggatgggagggatggggagaaggatggggggatggggagagggatgggagggatggggagagggatgggagagagatggggggatgggagagggatggggagagggatggggggatggggagagggatgggagggatggagagggatgggagggatggggagaaggatggggggatgggagagggatgggagggatggggagagggatggggggatggggagagggatgggggagggatgggagggatggggagagggttggggagaggggggggaggggagggatgggagagatggggagggatgggggagggatgggaggatggggagagggatggggggagggatggagggatggagagggatgggggagggatggagggatggggagagggatggggagggatggagggatggggagagggatggggagggttggggaaagggggggaggcagggatggagggataGGGATGGATAgggagagggatggggggagggatggagggatggagagggatggggagaggagggatggggagaggagggatgggggaggtGGAAGGAAtaaggcaggcagggatggaggggtgggatggaaggagggatggatgaggaagggaaggagggatagAGGGAGGGAATTAGGGATGGgatgtggggaaggagggatgggaTGGAGGGATGAGACAgaaggagggatggatggagggaaggaaggaaggattggatgcagggaaggagggatggaggggtggGATGGAAGGATGAggcagagaagggagggagggaaggagggacgGGATGGAAGGATGAggcaggggtggagggaggtagggaaggagggatgggatatggggaaggaggggtggaaggatgagggcagggatgggatggagggagggaaggagggatgggaTGTGGGAAGGAGGGTGGATGAGGCAGGGGTGGAGGGATGCATGGATAATGTGCTAagctgggtgggtgggtggctgcGTATAGATCAATGGGCAGTTGGATGCGTAGACACGAGGACAGACGGATGCACAGACAGATGTACAAGTGGGTAAGACGGGCGGgtggacggacagacagacagaggtTGGTGGATGCATAGACATGCATAGATACATGGGTTGATGGATGGATGCACAGAGAGATGCAGACACACGGACCCATGGGTGTACAGATGGACGGACAGGCAGCTGGGCGGGTGTGTGGATGGACAGGGGGATGCACGGACAGATAGACGGACGGATGTGTGGGCAGGCTGTGACACATGGATGGGGCAGCcctggtggggaggggacagggaacGGGGTGTCCCACGTCCGTCTGTCCACGCACCGGAGCAGCCATCCGTGTTTCCTCCAGCCTCACGGCCCGGGGGGACGCTTGGGAAGGGGCACGTCCGATGGCTCCTCCCAGTGATTCCATCTCGGatttggggagaaaaggggCAAAAAGGGGCCTCAGCTGATGGGAGCTTTTAATCTGAATTTAATTACGGaggttttttactttatttggGAGGAAACAGGGCCTGCCTCAGCATGGGTTGGGCTGATCCGGAGTGGGTTTGTCTTCCTCAGCCATCAAAGGGAGACCGCTAATGAGGGacggacagagggacagacagacaggaaaaCAGATGCTGAGACAAGCGGCAAGATAAAGGGATGGGGCCGGGTCGGGGGAGCGGATGGTCCGCGGGGACACGGGGATAATCCGAAAGATGGAGAGACGGAAAGATAAACGCTGGGAGAAACAGAGAACCAGCTGGACGGACAGCCGGACGGCTGGAAGGACAGAGCAGACACTGCCCCGGGCTCACCTGGGTGGgtttgggttaaaaaaaaaacctctttttttttttttctctacctaCCAGACATTCCTGGTGGGAAACAGCTGGTTtattccctttcctcccctcatTCCTGGGGTctctttggggggggggagccggATTTGGCAGCGCCAgagccccggggccggcgctcACGGGGTTCATTGAATCACTTTAGgtaaaaggggggaaaaaaagagaaaaaccaaggagaagagaggaattAAGGGAAATGAAAGGCTCCGGATCCATCTCCAGGAATAAATGGGCATCTCCAGCTCTcggccttcctcctcctcctcctccctgagCAGTCTCTGCAACCACGTGAAAAGCTCCGGGTAATTTACAGCCCTTCCCGGGAAGCTTTCGGGGGCGGCTGTTTCCCCCCCCCATGATATTTAtaggggtgtggggggctggAGGCTTTGCTCGCTGAGGcctggggtggtttgggggggggggcttatTTATGGGGTTCGAGTGGTGGCTCCCCTTGGCTTGGGGGGGGGTTTCTCCCTGCCCGACCCGGCGGGGGTGAAAttgtgggatggggggggcgaTACCGGcctgcacccccagacccccccagggGCACCCCAGAGGGACGCAGCGCTGCTCAGGCCTGAGCCCGCCGTGGGTTCCACACggggggctgtggtggggcCCGGGGGGAGGGTCGCAGAGGGGTGTGAGCACGAGGCGGGGGGGCTGTAGGTACCCTGTAACACCCCACGAGCACCACGAAcaccctcctgccctgcaggtACCGCGCGTCGCCCCAGGGATGCCCCGATGTACACGGTGACGCTCGGTGAGTACCCCACGGTGAGACCCCCAAAACACCCTGCGACACCCGTGGGAACCCCctgagccccctccccggctccctgcctcagtttcccgGCTGCagaaggtggggggggggctgcaccacGAGGTCGCCGGCgtttgggggaggaagggaagaagaacgGCGAAGCTAATTGAAAGCGAAGGGGAAATTTTTAATCAGGGCGAATGTAATTACTGCAGCTGGAGTCGGGCCAGGGCAGCGGGTTAATGGCCCCGCAGCTTCATCGTCCCCTCGCCTCGgcctcatcttcctcctgcGCTCCCGGGCGGGAATTGGGGGTGAATCCCCGTGGGGaagctgcctccttccctccagtctctcctccatcccctgcctctgtcccccccatccccccctctgtccccccatccccccctctgtccccccatccctccccctgtccccccatcccccactctgtccccccatcccccactctgtccccccatccccccctctgtccccccatccctccccctgtccccccatcccccactctgtccccccacccctccctctgtccccccatccctcccccatccccccacccctccctctgtccccccatccccccctctgtccccccatccctccccctgtccccccatcccccccctgtccccccatccccccctctgtccccccacccctccctctgtccccccatccctcccccatccccccacccctccctctgtcccccatccctccccctgtccccccatccttccctctgtccccccatccccccctctgtccccccatccccccctctgtccccccatccctccccctgtccccccatcccccactctgtccccccacccctccctctgtccccccatccctccccctgtccccccatcccccactctgtccccccacccctccctctgtccccccatccctccccctgtccccccatccctcccccgtcccccccacccctccctctgtccccccatccctccccctgtcccccccatccctccctctgtccccccacccctccccctgtccccccacctctcccccgtccccccatccctcccccgtcccccatccctcccccgtccccccatccctcccccgtccccccacctctccccctgtccccccacccctccccctgtccccccacccctccctctgtcccctcatccctccccctgtcccccccatccctccctctgtccccccacccctccccctgtccccccacctctcccccgtcccccccatccctcccccgtccccccacctctccccctgtccccccacccctccccctgtcccccccacccctccctctgtccccccacccctccccctgtccccccacccctccctctgtccccccatccctccccctgtccccccatccctccctctgtccccccacctctccccccgtccccccatccctcccccgtccccccacccctccccctgtccccacccttccctctgtccccccatccctccccctgtccccccacccctccccctgtccccccatccctccttccttctctcctgccCTTCATccttcctccacccctccctccttcctccccatcatccctccctccatcccttctccctccacccctccctccctccttcctcccctccatccctccctcctcgCCGCCTTCCGTCCTTCCCTtcgtccgtccgtccgtccgtccctccggccgcggggccctggGCCGAACCGGGAGGCCCTGGGAGGTTCGCGCCCGCCGGAGCCGGTTGTGCGGAgccgcgggcccggcccggctctgCGGGGAGAAGCCGctagagagaggcagagagctgCTGGGGACGGCCCCGCACCCGGCCCCGcacccggccccgcaccccggggCACCAGCCAAGGGGTCGCCGCAGCCGGGGCTTTGCTGCGGGACCGGGGGGTGCGGGacggggggtgcggggccgcGGTGTGCGGGTCCAGGGGGTGCGGGGTTGTGGGGTGCGGGGTTGTGGGGTGCACAGCGGGGGGCTGTGCGGGGCCAGGGTATGCAGGGTTGCGatgtgcggggccggggggtgcgGGCCAGGGGTTGCGGGGTTGTGGTGCGTGGGGCGGGAGGGGTGCGGGGTTGTGGTGTGTGCAGCGAGGGCCGGGGGGTGCGGGTGCGGGGTTGTCGTGTGCGGGGTTGCAgtgtgcggggccggggggtgcggggcgggggtgtGCGGGGTTGCAGTGTGTGGGGccggggggtgcggggcgggggtgtGCGGGGTTGCAgtgtgcggggccggggggtgcggggcgggggtgtGCGGGGTTGCAgtgtgcggggccgggggggtgcggggcgggggtgtGCGGGGTTGCAGTGTGTGGGGccggggggtgcggggcgggggtgtGCGGGGTTGCAgcgtgcggggccggggggtgcgGGGTTGTGGGgtgtgcggggccggggggtgcggggttgggggtgcggggcgggggctgtGCGGGGGCAGGGATGCCACAGGGGTCGGGATGTCACGGATTTGGGAccaccccgacccccccccagcccaggccgGGCCCCGGCAGCTCCGGCGCCGCTTCCCGCAGGACCTGGGGGGGCCTTTGCGCCggaacggggggggggggcgacggtcaccccagcccccccggagcccctcacccccaccccccttcccacccGCATTTTGGGGCAGAAAGAGGCAAAAAGTGGGGGTTTGTGCCCAGCGAAGGGTCGGGGACCTGCAGGATCAGGCCGCGATTCCCATCCGcaggcaggaccccctccctgcccttcccgccgccccaggcacagccccctccccaaattTTGGCAAGAGGTTTATTTATCCCTGTCTATATTTTATGTCTCTGTTAATTAGATAATTAATCTTTATtggttccttttattttttattgctcgccgccccccccttccccttgccATCTTCACGCCTCTCTCGGT
The Phalacrocorax carbo chromosome 27, bPhaCar2.1, whole genome shotgun sequence genome window above contains:
- the SMUG1 gene encoding single-strand selective monofunctional uracil DNA glycosylase, which codes for MEERTAGTVTEPVTEPVPVAEEEEEEKEEADDDDGLAGQFLQLEREQSALLRELPPFGEPVSHVYHPLDYAWEPHCDFVRRYCRTPKRVLFLGMNPGPFGMAQTGVPFGEAWHVREWLRVAGGVTKPPSEHPKRPVLGLTCRRAEVSGARFWGLVRTLCPDPHLFFRHCFVHNHCPLLFLASSGRNLPPTELPPAQRDRLLGLCDRALARAVGLLGVGLVVGVGRYAERRARRALAAAGMAVRVEGLPHPSPRNPRANRGWEELAKARLGELGVLELLEKEGGTAGR